From the genome of Capricornis sumatraensis isolate serow.1 chromosome 17, serow.2, whole genome shotgun sequence, one region includes:
- the LOC138093967 gene encoding disintegrin and metalloproteinase domain-containing protein 1a-like, whose amino-acid sequence MSVAASVRDSASILPSLWKRQVAMSEAIRALQTWAPHTKGLRLAPVPGLSCARLGILLFLVLISLPSLYGDLGSLHHSSYEIVIPKSLTVEGREDQVEKLSYVLFMQGQRQLIHLTAKRDYFVDNFPVFSYHNGILGQEMPPVSQDCHYEGYIEGVPGSFVSVNTCSGLRGLLIKEEKSYGVEPVHSSKRFEHVLYAMAHEARVSCGVTSKDSQVASTSRRPESGRPHSWQVPSDLWSHIKYVEMFVVVNNQRFQMWGSDVKQTVQRVMDIIALANSFTRGINTEVVLAGMEIWTEGDLTEVPVDLQVALRNFNSWRQENLFHRVKHDVAHMIVGQHPKEDTGQAFLSGACSSDFAAAVESFHHEDVLLFAALMVHELGHNLGIRHDHSACICKDRPFCLMHENITKESGFSNCSSDFFHQFLWEHKGACLFNKPGRKGRLRRDSTCGNGIVEGPEQCDCGSKCEMHPCCDTRCMLREHAECSDGLCCDKCRLRYKGFMCRAALGECDLPEYCNGSSGECPRDSYKLDGTMCDRIHYCARGRCKNPDNQCMDIYGSPARSAPEKCYVSMNTRGDRFGNCGTTSSPRLTYLKCADDNIFCGKLICTNVREVPQIKPNHTLIQVAHNDGWCWSMDAYDTADIPDDGDAHTGTLCAPHKVCMNHLCTDHTSLGYSCETTELCNGKGVCNNFRHCHCEDGYAPPDCKDPGDGGSVDSGSSGKPRDSIDNNRSEEESESHASEFGNFGRNSENKDESQSLDKILYIVPLFLLAIFLALVIAASFGARKDMSQCSQEDLEEPEEEAVQIEEAVR is encoded by the coding sequence ATGTCAGTGGCAGCGTCTGTGAGAGACTCTGCCTCTATACTGCCTTCTCTGTGGAAAAGGCAAGTGGCTATGTCTGAGGCTATCAGAGCGCTTCAAACTTGGGCTCCTCACACGAAGGGCTTGAGGCTGGCCCCGGTGCCAGGACTTTCATGTGCCAGGTTGGGGATCCTGTTGTTCTTGGTACTGATTTCTCTGCCAAGCCTGTACGGTGACCTGGGCTCACTACATCACTCTTCCTATGAAATAGTCATTCCCAAGAGTCTGACagtggaaggaagggaagacCAAGTGGAAAAGCTCTCCTACGTGCTATTTATGCAGGGCCAGAGGCAGCTGATTCACCTGACGGCGAAGAGAGACTATTTTGTGGATAACTTCCCGGTCTTCAGCTACCACAATGGCATCCTGGGGCAAGAAATGCCTCCCGTCTCGCAGGACTGTCACTATGAAGGCTACATAGAAGGAGTCCCAGGTTCTTTTGTTTCTGTCAACACCTGTTCAGGCCTCAGGGGCCTCCTGATTAAGGAGGAAAAATCCTATGGCGTTGAGCCCGTGCACTCTTCCAAACGGTTTGAACACGTGTTGTACGCCATGGCCCACGAAGCTCGCGTCTCCTGTGGCGTCACGTCCAAAGACAGCCAAGTGGCGTCCACCAGCCGGCGACCGGAGAGCGGCAGGCCTCACAGCTGGCAGGTGCCATCCGACTTGTGGTCACATATCAAGTACGTGGAGATGTTTGTCGTGGTCAACAACCAGCGGTTCCAAATGTGGGGCAGTGACGTCAAGCAGACAGTCCAGAGAGTAATGGACATCATCGCTCTGGCCAACAGCTTCACAAGGGGAATAAACACAGAGGTGGTGCTGGCTGGAATGGAGATTTGGACTGAGGGGGACCTCACAGAGGTCCCCGTGGACCTGCAAGTTGCACTCAGGAATTTCAACAGCTGGAGACAAGAGAACCTCTTCCATCGTGTCAAGCATGATGTTGCCCACATGATCGTGGGACAGCATCCTAAAGAGGATACGGGGCAGGCATTTCTCAGTGGCGCCTGCTCCAGTGATTTTGCAGCAGCCGTGGAATCTTTCCACCATGAGGATGTCCTCCTGTTTGCAGCACTCATGGTCCACGAGCTTGGACACAACTTGGGTATTCGGCACGACCATTCGGCCTGCATTTGTAAAGACAGGCCCTTCTGCCTCATGCATGAAAACATCACTAAAGAAAGTGGCTTCAGCAACTGCAGCTCTGACTTCTTCCACCAGTTCCTCTGGGAACACAAGGGGGCCTGCCTGTTTAACAAGCCTGGGCGCAAAGGCCGCTTACGGAGGGATTCCACCTGTGGCAATGGCATTGTAGAAGGACCTGAGCAGTGTGACTGTGGGTCTAAGTGTGAAATGCACCCATGCTGTGACACCAGATGTATGCTGAGAGAGCATGCAGAATGTAGTGATGGACTCTGCTGTGATAAATGTCGCCTGAGATACAAGGGATTCATGTGCCGTGCTGCTTTGGGAGAGTGTGACCTCCCAGAGTATTGTAATGGTTCCTCGGGAGAATGTCCCAGAGACAGCTATAAGCTAGATGGTACAATGTGTGATAGAATTCACTACTGTGCCAGAGGTCGGTGTAAGAACCCTGACAATCAATGCATGGATATCTACGGGTCCCCTGCAAGGTCTGCCCCAGAAAAGTGTTATGTTTCAATGAACACAAGAGGGGACCGGTTTGGAAACTGTGGTACCACCAGCTCACCGAGGTTAACATATCTGAAGTGTGCAGATGATAACATATTTTGTGGGAAACTTATATGTACAAATGTAAGAGAGGTGCCACAAATCAAACCCAATCATACACTGATCCAGGTCGCTCACAACGATGGCTGGTGCTGGAGCATGGATGCCTATGACACTGCTGATATCCCTGATGATGGAGATGCACACACTGGCACTCTCTGTGCCCCACACAAAGTCTGCATGAATCACTTGTGTACTGATCACACCTCACTTGGGTACAGCTGTGAGACAACAGAATTGTGTAACGGgaaaggagtttgcaacaatttTAGGCACTGCCATTGTGAGGATGGCTATGCGCCCCCTGACTGCAAAGATCCAGGAGACGGTGGTAGTGTAGACAGTGGCTCCTCTGGTAAACCAAGGGACAGTATCGACAATAATCGAAGTGAAGAAGAAAGCGAAAGTCATGCTTCAGAGTTTGGGAATTTTGGCcgaaacagtgaaaataaagatgaaagccAGAGCCTTGACAAGATACTGTACATAGTCCCCCTTTTtctcttagcaatatttttagcTCTAGTTATTGCTGCCAGTTTTGGGGCTAGAAAGGATATGTCACAGTGCTCACAAGAGGACCTCGAAGAACCCGAAGAAGAAGCTGTTCAAATAGAGGAGGCAGTCAGATAA
- the LOC138093564 gene encoding disintegrin and metalloproteinase domain-containing protein 1a-like, with protein sequence MSVAASVRDSASILPSLWKRQVAMSEAIRVLQTWAPHTKGLRLAPVPGLSCARLGILLFLVLISLPSLYGDLGSLHHSSYEIVIPKSLTVEGREDQVEKLSYVLFMQGQRQLIHLTAKRDYFVDNFPVFSYHNGILGQEMPPVSQDCHYEGYIEGVPGSFVSVNTCSGLRGLLIKEEKSYGVEPVHSSKRFEHVLYAMAHEARVSCGVTSKDSQVASTSRRPESGKLHSWQVPSDLWSHIKYVEMFVVVNNQRFQMWGSDVKQTVQRVMDIIALANSFTRGINTEVVLAGMEIWTEGDLTEVPVDLQVALRNFNSWRQENLFHRVKHDVAHMIVGQHPKEDTGQAFLSGACSSDFAAAVESFHHEDVLLFAALMVHELGHNLGIRHDHSACICKDRPFCLMHENITKESGFSNCSSDFFHQFLWEHKGACLFNKPGRKGRLRRDSTCGNGIVEGPEQCDCGSKCEMHPCCDTRCMLREHAECSDGLCCDKCRLRYKGFMCRAALGECDLPEYCNGSSGECPRDSYKLDGTMCDRIHYCARGRCKNPDNQCMDIYGSPARSAPEKCYVSMNTRGDRFGNCGTTSSPRLTYLKCADDNIFCGKLICTNVREVPQIKPNHTLIQVAHNDGWCWSMDAYDTADIPDDGDAHTGTLCAPHKVCMNHLCTDHTSLGYSCETTELCNGKGVCNNFRHCHCEDGYAPPDCKDPGDGGSVDSGPPSTSIQLSSEGQSETPKKRSDDIPGLGNVFFILPSILLVLLIIVMLFISLRTGIESVETPGVSSEENSEESSSEVFIMEFLPVVIEEEAGEGPPSEQGPLPEQGLSPEAPPPGGPPPDAPPEEAPLPTGPLPEEPPQEAPPQEAPPAAAPPPEAPSPEAPPAAAPPLAAPSPEAPPPGQPAS encoded by the coding sequence ATGTCAGTGGCAGCGTCTGTGAGAGACTCTGCCTCTATACTGCCTTCTCTGTGGAAAAGGCAAGTGGCTATGTCTGAGGCTATCAGAGTGCTTCAAACTTGGGCTCCTCACACGAAGGGCTTGAGGCTGGCCCCGGTGCCAGGACTTTCATGTGCCAGGTTGGGGATCCTGTTGTTCTTGGTACTGATTTCTCTGCCAAGCCTGTACGGTGACCTGGGCTCACTACATCACTCTTCCTATGAAATAGTCATTCCCAAGAGTCTGACagtggaaggaagggaagacCAAGTGGAAAAGCTCTCCTACGTGCTATTTATGCAGGGCCAGAGGCAGCTGATTCACCTGACGGCGAAGAGAGACTATTTTGTGGATAACTTCCCGGTCTTCAGCTACCACAATGGCATCCTGGGGCAAGAAATGCCTCCCGTCTCGCAGGACTGTCACTATGAAGGCTACATAGAAGGAGTCCCAGGTTCTTTTGTTTCTGTCAACACCTGTTCAGGCCTCAGGGGCCTCCTGATTAAGGAGGAAAAATCCTATGGCGTTGAGCCCGTGCACTCTTCCAAACGGTTTGAACACGTGTTGTACGCCATGGCCCACGAAGCTCGCGTCTCCTGTGGCGTCACGTCCAAAGACAGCCAAGTGGCGTCCACCAGCCGGCGACCGGAGAGCGGCAAGCTTCACAGCTGGCAGGTGCCATCCGACTTGTGGTCACATATCAAGTACGTGGAGATGTTTGTCGTGGTCAACAACCAGCGGTTCCAAATGTGGGGCAGTGACGTCAAGCAGACAGTCCAGAGAGTAATGGACATCATCGCTCTGGCCAACAGCTTCACAAGGGGAATAAACACAGAGGTGGTGCTGGCTGGAATGGAGATTTGGACTGAGGGGGACCTCACAGAGGTCCCCGTGGACCTGCAAGTTGCACTCAGGAATTTCAACAGCTGGAGACAAGAGAACCTCTTCCATCGTGTCAAGCATGATGTTGCCCACATGATCGTGGGACAGCATCCTAAAGAGGATACGGGGCAGGCATTTCTCAGTGGCGCCTGCTCCAGTGATTTTGCAGCAGCCGTGGAATCTTTCCACCACGAGGATGTCCTCCTGTTTGCAGCACTCATGGTCCACGAGCTTGGACACAACTTGGGTATTCGGCACGACCATTCGGCCTGCATTTGTAAAGACAGGCCCTTCTGCCTCATGCATGAAAACATCACTAAAGAAAGTGGCTTCAGCAACTGCAGCTCTGACTTCTTCCACCAGTTCCTCTGGGAACACAAGGGGGCCTGCCTGTTTAACAAGCCTGGGCGCAAAGGCCGCTTACGGAGGGATTCCACCTGTGGCAATGGCATTGTAGAAGGACCTGAGCAGTGTGACTGTGGGTCTAAGTGTGAAATGCACCCATGCTGTGACACCAGATGTATGCTGAGAGAGCATGCAGAATGTAGTGATGGACTCTGCTGTGATAAATGTCGCCTGAGATACAAGGGATTCATGTGCCGTGCTGCTTTGGGAGAGTGTGACCTCCCAGAGTATTGTAATGGTTCCTCGGGAGAATGTCCCAGAGACAGCTATAAGCTAGATGGTACAATGTGTGATAGAATTCACTACTGTGCCAGAGGTCGGTGTAAGAACCCTGACAATCAATGCATGGATATCTACGGGTCCCCTGCAAGGTCTGCCCCAGAAAAGTGTTATGTTTCAATGAACACAAGAGGGGACCGGTTTGGAAACTGTGGTACCACCAGCTCACCGAGGTTAACATATCTGAAGTGTGCAGATGATAACATATTTTGTGGGAAACTTATATGTACAAATGTAAGAGAGGTGCCACAAATCAAACCCAATCATACACTGATCCAGGTCGCTCACAACGATGGCTGGTGCTGGAGCATGGATGCCTATGACACTGCTGATATCCCTGATGATGGAGATGCACACACTGGCACTCTCTGTGCCCCACACAAAGTCTGCATGAATCACTTGTGTACTGATCACACCTCACTTGGGTACAGCTGTGAGACAACAGAATTGTGTAACGGgaaaggagtttgcaacaatttTAGGCACTGCCATTGTGAGGATGGCTATGCGCCCCCTGACTGCAAAGATCCAGGAGACGGTGGTAGTGTAGACAGTGGTCCTCCTAGCACATCAATTCAACTTTCAAGTGAAGGTCAAAGTGAAACTCCTAAGAAACGTAGTGATGACATTCCAGGTCTTGGCAACGTTTTTTTCATACTCCCTTCCATACTTTTAGTACTTTTGATAATTGTTATGTTATTTATTAGCCTCAGGACTGGAATTGAGTCAGTAGAGACCCCAGGGGTTTCCTCAGAGGAGAATTCAGAGGAAAGCAGTAGTGAGGTATTCATAATGGAGTTCCTCCCAGTCGTGATAgaagaggaggcgggagagggccCCCCATCAGAGCAGGGCCCCCTACCAGAGCAGGGCCTCTCACCAGAGGCACCGCCGCCTGGGGGACCTCCTCCGGATGCCCCTCCGGAGGAGGCCCCCCTACCAACAGGACCTCTACCAGAGGAACCCCCACAGGAGGCACCCCCACAGGAAGCACCCCCAGCGGCGGCACCCCCACCGGAGGCACCCTCACCTGAGGCACCCCCAGCGGCGGCGCCCCCACTGGCGGCACCCTCACCGGAGGCCCCACCACCAGGACAGCCAGCATCATAA